A DNA window from Candidatus Zixiibacteriota bacterium contains the following coding sequences:
- a CDS encoding MATE family efflux transporter, with protein MSKQPEKQHVDYTEGSIIGSILKMGLPSMFGFLAQHIYAMVDTYWVAQLPGKEAGVAAITFFSNILWFFFAFNQLVGPGSVAIISRRYGEKAYDAAEKAIKECIVLKLFFGAVFGIVGFFCIEYMLILVGAEGEALTQGISYGRVMFLGLSVMYATYTIFTAMRGVANPQMAMFLMIGSNILNLILDPFFIFGWCGLPAWGIVGAAYASVLSYSITFLIGLVMFYGGRANVRLHLVGKETMSLVSMWKIIKIGIPAWLGSMSFSGSRLVITPLVAAFGTSVVAAYGVAMQVFGFGIMLLVGIGLGLSSLIGHNLGANKIDRAKKTGDQSLLLAISIMTAFGVLVYFTCEYYMGLFFDNPNTIAHGVAILQAFAFSFPFFGVFIMLEEIHMGVGLNTPTMIVSVIHGWGLQVLPILLLTQMGGLDQMAIWWVLAGSGVISSIGFYIYYRRGRWLEIKV; from the coding sequence ATGAGTAAGCAGCCGGAAAAACAACACGTCGATTATACCGAAGGATCGATAATCGGGTCCATCCTGAAGATGGGCCTGCCATCGATGTTCGGATTCCTGGCGCAACATATCTATGCGATGGTCGATACCTACTGGGTGGCGCAATTGCCGGGCAAAGAAGCGGGCGTCGCAGCCATTACGTTTTTCAGCAACATACTCTGGTTCTTCTTTGCCTTCAACCAACTCGTTGGTCCGGGTTCGGTGGCGATCATCTCCCGACGCTATGGAGAGAAAGCATATGATGCCGCCGAGAAAGCCATCAAAGAATGCATCGTGCTGAAGCTGTTCTTCGGAGCCGTTTTTGGGATTGTTGGTTTCTTCTGTATCGAGTATATGTTAATTCTCGTGGGGGCTGAAGGAGAGGCTCTGACCCAGGGGATCAGCTATGGACGAGTGATGTTCCTCGGGCTGTCTGTCATGTATGCAACCTATACGATTTTCACAGCTATGCGTGGAGTGGCAAATCCACAGATGGCGATGTTTCTGATGATTGGTTCCAATATTCTCAATCTTATTCTCGACCCGTTTTTTATCTTTGGTTGGTGTGGTCTGCCAGCCTGGGGTATTGTTGGCGCTGCGTATGCTTCTGTTCTGAGCTACAGCATTACCTTCTTGATCGGCCTTGTAATGTTTTACGGAGGTCGTGCAAATGTCCGACTGCATCTGGTTGGCAAAGAGACCATGTCACTTGTGTCGATGTGGAAAATTATTAAAATTGGTATTCCAGCATGGTTGGGGAGTATGTCGTTTTCAGGGTCCCGTTTGGTCATTACTCCGTTAGTGGCAGCCTTTGGTACTTCGGTTGTGGCTGCCTACGGGGTTGCGATGCAAGTCTTCGGGTTTGGTATCATGTTGTTGGTAGGGATCGGGCTTGGATTGTCATCGCTAATCGGCCACAATCTTGGTGCCAACAAAATCGACCGTGCCAAGAAAACCGGCGATCAGTCGCTTCTGCTGGCGATTAGCATAATGACCGCATTCGGGGTGCTTGTTTACTTCACCTGTGAATATTATATGGGACTTTTCTTTGATAATCCGAATACGATCGCCCATGGTGTAGCCATATTGCAGGCATTTGCTTTTTCATTCCCATTCTTTGGGGTGTTCATCATGCTTGAGGAAATCCACATGGGGGTCGGGCTGAACACGCCTACTATGATCGTCTCCGTCATCCATGGTTGGGGGCTTCAGGTCCTGCCAATTCTGCTTCTGACCCAGATGGGCGGATTGGATCAAATGGCTATCTGGTGGGTTCTGGCCGGGTCAGGTGTTATTTCGTCAATCGGATTCTACATCTATTACCGTCGGGGCCGTTGGCTGGAAATAAAAGTATAG
- a CDS encoding IPTL-CTERM sorting domain-containing protein encodes MKRISLVALLLCLALVLASSSALAVDEPPAKEQAAQQATESETIPTLGEWALIIFSVLLVGYMAYTVVRRRTGIDYSA; translated from the coding sequence ATGAAAAGAATAAGTTTGGTGGCGCTGTTATTGTGCCTGGCTCTCGTGCTGGCTAGCTCATCCGCGCTAGCGGTCGACGAACCGCCGGCGAAGGAACAGGCTGCCCAGCAGGCAACAGAAAGTGAGACGATTCCCACTCTTGGCGAGTGGGCTTTGATCATTTTCAGCGTTCTCCTGGTTGGCTATATGGCCTACACGGTAGTACGACGCAGGACAGGCATTGACTACAGCGCCTGA
- the xrtH gene encoding exosortase H, with protein sequence MARKRGIDKQVLRVLLRLYLVFGAILLGFVIALNVQAVHNHVVAPWTSFVTHSASLLMNIFGASSWVVENYLSTSSYAINVVDGCNGIYATAILISGILAYPSSWREKALGLLLGVAAIFGLNLVRVISLFYLGEHYPDVFHEAHVYVWQPIIIVWAIFVWDFWSRKIKPSK encoded by the coding sequence ATGGCCAGGAAGCGTGGAATTGACAAACAGGTGCTGCGGGTATTGTTGCGTCTATACCTGGTTTTTGGAGCCATTCTCCTGGGTTTTGTTATCGCGCTTAACGTTCAGGCTGTGCATAATCACGTTGTAGCGCCGTGGACTTCGTTTGTGACCCATTCAGCCAGTCTGCTGATGAACATCTTTGGAGCGTCTTCCTGGGTAGTCGAAAATTATCTGTCGACATCCTCGTATGCTATTAACGTGGTTGACGGCTGCAATGGTATTTACGCTACAGCCATACTGATCTCCGGAATCCTGGCCTATCCTTCGAGTTGGCGAGAGAAAGCACTGGGCCTTCTGCTGGGTGTGGCCGCCATATTCGGCCTGAATCTGGTGCGGGTGATCAGCCTGTTCTATTTGGGGGAGCACTATCCCGACGTTTTTCATGAGGCACATGTCTATGTCTGGCAGCCGATCATCATCGTCTGGGCGATCTTTGTCTGGGACTTCTGGTCGCGGAAGATCAAGCCGTCGAAGTAA